In Deinococcus ficus, a single genomic region encodes these proteins:
- a CDS encoding GAF domain-containing protein translates to MSAHVDAEYARLEALARYQILDTLPEAAFDRLVNLAARLFDVPISMISLVDETRQFYKACVGQNKRQDDRSVSFCAYALHSPEVLVIPDATQDERFAHNPLVTHSPHIRFYAGAPLITPDGHILGTLCVIDSRPRLGLTPIERQTLEDLAALVVDELELRFRTMELEREASANASLVRALRDTQTYSDTLLGVNALLQLVDLPVEDVAAQAMALVAHTTDTDWAALVAVQGDEACHLAAWARPGVGETFGAAVPGRLVRPTGLIWAAVSSPRAVYVERYREHPDAAPTLISAGLQGVAMVPLGSYQEREFVMIFGRVRSAEPWRAADRDLLESASGVVRHALYTAEAIERGQGTAGVDRVTGLPTDGAFFAGLTQASGQQAGVCCVMVRGLQETDLRQGAEQGDQLLRELAAALERALPPQTRLFRLGGGVFAALNTAPEQLPDWTASVQAGMGHARDAARSAGFPAVDLACGSACTSPEVVSAEDAWRLARAHCRRQMVGMLDAAAGKKPQPKGDVQAGDTVHRGLLRIEREAQRAMVGPHTLPLSPTELAVLTELASAPGQVVSRDVLAQATRQGSAGASNALDVHVGNLRRKLARVTSAVEVRSVRGAGYTLHVDPSST, encoded by the coding sequence ATGTCCGCGCACGTCGATGCCGAATACGCCCGCCTGGAGGCCCTGGCGCGTTACCAGATCCTCGACACGCTGCCGGAGGCCGCCTTCGACCGGCTGGTCAACCTGGCAGCCCGGCTGTTTGACGTGCCGATCTCCATGATTTCGCTGGTGGACGAGACGCGGCAGTTCTACAAGGCCTGCGTGGGTCAGAACAAGCGGCAGGATGACCGTTCCGTGTCGTTCTGCGCCTACGCCCTTCACAGCCCGGAAGTGCTGGTGATTCCCGACGCGACCCAGGACGAACGCTTTGCGCACAATCCCCTGGTCACCCACAGCCCCCACATCCGTTTCTACGCCGGGGCGCCCCTGATCACCCCGGACGGCCACATCCTGGGAACCCTCTGCGTGATCGACAGTCGGCCGCGACTGGGCCTGACCCCGATCGAACGTCAGACCCTGGAGGACCTCGCGGCCCTGGTGGTGGACGAACTGGAGCTGCGTTTCCGCACCATGGAACTGGAGCGGGAAGCCAGCGCCAATGCCTCACTGGTCCGAGCGCTGCGGGACACCCAGACGTACAGCGACACCCTCCTGGGCGTCAACGCCCTGTTGCAGCTGGTGGACCTGCCGGTGGAGGACGTCGCGGCGCAGGCCATGGCCCTGGTCGCGCACACCACCGATACCGACTGGGCGGCCCTGGTCGCCGTCCAGGGGGACGAGGCCTGTCATCTGGCGGCCTGGGCCCGGCCGGGCGTGGGGGAAACCTTCGGCGCTGCCGTACCCGGCCGGCTGGTCCGGCCGACGGGCCTGATCTGGGCCGCGGTGTCGTCCCCCAGGGCCGTGTACGTGGAACGGTACCGCGAGCATCCGGACGCGGCCCCCACCCTGATCTCGGCCGGACTCCAGGGCGTCGCGATGGTGCCGCTGGGGTCGTACCAGGAGCGGGAATTCGTGATGATCTTCGGGCGCGTCCGGAGCGCCGAGCCTTGGCGGGCGGCGGACCGTGACCTGCTGGAGTCGGCGTCCGGCGTCGTGAGGCACGCCCTGTACACCGCGGAGGCCATCGAGCGGGGGCAGGGAACAGCGGGGGTCGACCGGGTGACCGGACTCCCCACCGATGGGGCCTTCTTTGCGGGGCTGACGCAGGCGTCCGGGCAGCAGGCCGGGGTGTGCTGCGTGATGGTGCGCGGTCTTCAGGAAACGGACCTGAGGCAGGGCGCGGAGCAGGGTGACCAGCTGCTCAGGGAGCTGGCCGCCGCCCTGGAACGTGCCCTGCCCCCCCAGACCCGGCTGTTCCGGCTGGGCGGCGGGGTCTTCGCGGCCCTGAACACGGCTCCTGAGCAGCTGCCCGACTGGACGGCGTCCGTTCAGGCGGGAATGGGGCACGCGAGGGACGCGGCGCGCTCTGCCGGGTTTCCGGCAGTGGATCTCGCCTGTGGCTCCGCGTGCACGTCGCCTGAGGTGGTCAGTGCCGAGGATGCCTGGCGACTGGCCCGCGCCCACTGCCGCAGGCAGATGGTCGGGATGCTCGACGCCGCGGCTGGCAAGAAGCCGCAGCCGAAGGGCGATGTCCAGGCGGGCGACACCGTGCACCGCGGCCTTCTGAGGATCGAGCGCGAGGCGCAGCGCGCCATGGTTGGCCCGCACACGCTCCCGCTCAGTCCCACGGAACTGGCCGTCCTCACCGAGCTCGCCTCGGCGCCCGGCCAGGTGGTGTCGCGAGACGTTCTGGCGCAGGCCACCCGGCAAGGCTCAGCGGGTGCCAGCAACGCCCTCGACGTGCATGTGGGCAACCTCCGCCGCAAACTGGCCCGGGTGACCAGCGCGGTGGAAGTCCGGTCGGTCCGTGGGGCGGGATACACCCTGCACGTCGATCCTTCATCTACCTGA